TACAGGAATTTAATACGTCTCAAGAGGATGTGTTTATATCTATAATTACTTTGAACTGCTCAGAGGCGGACGTGTTATATGTGATCCGCTtaagaatttgtttttatatacatttttttttatatacatccaACATCATATTACTTACTCACCACTTTGGAAAGCAGTTCAACTTCGGATTAAAGAAAGTCACGTGATAAATACGCAAAAAAAGTCAGAACAAAAACGAAGATTTGTTATTGTCACGCATGTTTTAACGTGGGCACTACAGTTACATGTAGGAAGAAATTCGAAATAAAGGAATTGTGAAGCTATCAGACAGAAACACAGGAACAATACAAAAACGTAGCATAACATCAAGAATCGATTTTAAAAATTGGAGAAAAGTAACATTCAAGATGAAGGCCTTACTTaccttgtgtttttttatgcaCGCGCATTGTTTTTTCTACAATCTTGGTGCGTCCAAGGAACAGCAGTGTGTGCCAGTTAAAATAAAGCAATGTAAAGGACTTGGTTATAACGTCACCAGACCTGTTGATCTGTACTCGTCTGTCGTCAGAAACGTTGAGAACGGAAAAAAATACATTGAGTTGCTGGAGAAAACACCGTGTTCAAAGTACGCcgtgttttttttatgttcgaTTTATTCACCTATGTGTTTCGCTGGACACAAGGAACAAATCAAACCATGTAGGTCTGTGTGTTACAATGTTAAACGAAGGTGTGGCCCTATAATGAATTACTATGGTATAGAGTGGCCGGAAGAGTTGAGTTGTGAAAAATTACCCGAGCATAACAGTGGAGTGTGCATTCAGCCAGATGTCTTCTATTCTGCGAAACAAGGTAAGGTATACCGTTTGTGTTCGTCTTTTCTTCACTAGCCTGGAATTAGCTTTACGACAATATAGTGGACATGTATGTAAGGCTAGACAACTATCCGccctggaagcgaacgctctatcACAAGGCCACCAGTTGTGAACCCTAAGTCCAAGCAAAAGTCTAACTTTCaactcaatattattttatgacTTTTTAGATTCCTTTAAATCTTTCGACAGATTTAACATAAGAGCTTTTTTGTATTGGTTAAAGATTTTACTTTGAAGTCTACATGACCTTGTTGCTCGAAACAATAGAGGTAAAACATCGCCTAAAAAACCTACATGCATTTTAACTCACGAATAACCAAAAAATCGAGATTTTCTTGCTTTCTTGTTTTATAGGATGTTGAACTTTAGAATATAATATTTCTTAGATCATAAATTTTATGATTATGACATTAAATAGAATAAAAATCTGTAAACTAGGCTCGCGATCAAGTAAATGTACTTCTTATATACAACCAGTAAGTATAAAGAAGTAAAAAGTTAAGAAATGAATTGTCCATCACAAAAAAAAACGAATTACATCAAAGATAGAATACTCTCATGAACAAAGTGTTCAATATAATCGATCAGTTAATTAAGAGGAGTATTACAATATTTCAAATATGAGATTGTCAAAGATAAAGGTGTGTTTTGAAAACACATTTTCATCAAATTTTCGTCATGTCGCATTCATGACCGGTCAATGAGtaatttttcaaatgttttgttcaaatttggTTTCCGGTATATCATTTTGTCAGCAAAGAGATCTTCTTAAACTTCCTTGATAATAATTAGGGATTTATCAAGGTGTGAATTTGTGTAAATGTCGAATATATTGTCCAACATTGAACACTGTTGTATCTAGAATAAACAACCTTTTAGGAAATTGAACTAACTAAACTATTATAGGAATCTAAGAACATCGGCACTTAGAAAATCAAATGTTATCTTTAATATCTCATTTGTATTTACGTCTCAACTAAATGCATCAAGAATGTAGCCAGTGAAACAAATATTTACAACAAGACACTTTGTCAAGCTTCTCACAAAAGATGTTGTACGAATTCTGTCACTCAGCCTTAATATGTGTCGACTGATAAAAGATGccgcaaatatttttaattaagaGAAAATCATTTATCAAATTATGTGGATTCAAAATCTAAAAACatctaaaataagaaataagtcAACAAAGCTATGAATTTAACATCTAAAAATAtcgaaataaagaaataacttaACAAACCTATAGCTAAGTAATTTGTCGAGTCAGCAAAAGCTATGTTGGCATACTCGCTCAATTAAGGATGATTACTGTAATTGGTAAATTAAGATTAATTATGACAGCGGTAGGGTATCCTAAGTTTAATTTGATGATTTCGTTAATTAGCATGTACGCATGGAATAAGTTTTAATCCAAATGTAAATGTGTTCGCTCCTGGTGCATCTCCACTAGAAGATGCTACGACATGTGAAATGGCATGAATTTTTGTCCGTTTGTATGTTTTAATCGgactaacaaaaaaataatcgtTTTAATTTTCAATGTAATTGAATTTtgattaaataaacaaaaacacgcctcttttttaattttttctgtatgaaaaaaaattcgtcCGATAAGACCTAAGATCGCCGATTGTCATGGTAGAGCATCAtattaaagttaaaataaatgtAATATTAAAGCGAGCGATATACGATTGATTTTGTTAAATTCGTTAAATTTGATCAGGTGCTACCCTATTTTGATTTAATTAATTAAATCCAATTCCAATTTAAAAGATCTGAGAATGTAAACTGGTGTGAATATCACCCCTAAGGTCCTGTTGTTTAAGCAGCCTAATTCAACTGACAGACAATTAGATTTTGTGAGCAAAATACTTCAAAGGACACCTGAGAAAATGCAGTTTACGTCAATGATAGGATACAAGTTTATTTGAGCTAACAAAGTAGATTTTTGCTTATAGTCCCTTTCAGAATCAAGATTTCAAGATaagcatattcttaggatattcttttATAGCTACTTTTATCTTGAATAttcttttaaagtatatttaaataaatatagcgTGTAggttacaaaaataaacaaaataaaaaaaataatcaatcaacacaacaaataaaaatgcagcGAGATTCCTCCGACAACCCACGTTATTCCCATCTCTTCCACCGGTTGCAACGGGAGATAACTTTCGAACCGAAATACTTTGTCTTTACATCACGGAAAATAACAGCAGGATCCCGCCGGAAACCCAAGTTATTCGACAAAATGGGTCGTATATTGCTCGCTTAATTGTTACCATTTTAATAGAAAACATGACGTACACTGAATTCTTAGTTTATAATAGTTAACAATTAGTTACATTTCTTTCAAATGATGACATAATTTGCCCTTTTCAAATATAATATTTGATTTTTGCCCTTTTCAAAATGTGCATCTGAAATTTAAAACAAGTAATCATGAAATTGTCTTTTTTATGTTTCGCTTCAATTAGTGTTTATAATTTGTACATAGTAAGCTGTTAATTGATGGAATATAATAAGGATAAAGGTTTAAGTTTTGTCTGTTTGTGGGAAAATCTTTCAGCAATATTTATTAGCCTGTGGAAACTTCCACGATGGATCGCACGTCGTTCATATTTCTCGCATCGCTTTTTCGTGCATTCTTGCCATCTGTTTATATAAAGTAAGGAAATTTGCTTGGACGTAAGCGCGATTATAATAAAGTTTTAAGTTGGCTCACAAACAGAGAGTGATAACTATAATATACGTGTTCGTACTTTCACTAAactccaacctcgttcccagggcattttgccttgttgataagttgATAGCGGCAGTGATagtggccactccgtaataacggctcaggggccacaagaccctggggacgaggttgactaaACTCtacaacatgttttttttccCACGAcacttcaaaatatatttttttcatttaaacatGAGTAGCTTACTTGTCAATTATAATTTATGAGTGTCTATTGGTGACAATTTAATGACACGCAAGACTTCACTGAGTTTTTAGTCTTTTCCGCGTCCATAACAGCAGCTAAATGACGCGCTATGATGTAACGAATAATAACTTAATGTTTCCGTGCTGCGACAAGACCTGGTATGGACGACAAAAAGAAACGGATTCCTAAATATTTGAGAATTTCTCACCTATGTTGTAACAGAcggaaacaatttatttttaaatataactgTACTGAAAGCGAAAAGATAAAATCTATACTCCGCACAAAACAGCGGCAAAATAATGTATCAGTGTAAAAATTGATAAAGTTCTTTTTAACCATTCAATAAAGCATAATATTTCGTTAGCCCTGGCACACATTGTGTTGTAATTACTCATTGAATCAACGATAAGTCTAAGTAGGTACAGGAAATTAAAGATGTTGGCAATTTCTTGTGTTAGATAACTGGGAGGAAATTCTTATCGTAACAACCGAGCTAAGTGATCAAAGTCAGGGTGTTGAActgatcaaaaaaataatacaattcACAACCTGTTCACTAGACCTCTTTAGTGAATGTTGTGTTCAGTAGTCGATAGCTGTGAACACACGCGCTACATCCATTAATCTCACAACCTATTCACTAGACCTCTTTAGTAAATGACGTGTTTAGTAGTCGATGACCGTAATTGCACGCTCTACAAACATTAGTCTCAGTAGTAGACATTTCGTTCTTGATATTAAGGGGTGAGGGCAAAAATTAGATCACTTCATAAGATTTGTTGGAGAGGAAAGATTAATTATAATAGCAAagttacaaaaagaaaaaaatgctatCAGCAAAAAATcgaaattgtagataattttttatttatagctttaatttaacttttaaagCTCGGTCAGACTTATTCGCTTTCTTCTGATTCTACCCTCTTTTACTTACAGGAAGAAAACGTCACGTGAAAAATTTATCTTCGTCAAAGGCTGTTGTgtgtaaaaaatgcaaaaaacacCCCAGCCACATCAAATATCGACACTACAGAAAAGCTGCCTACGGTATAAATTTATTTAGGATATTTTACACAGCAGCCTAACTGCTCCCTGTGATTAAAGAGTTATCCATATTATTAGATTAATTATCAAGTCCTAATTGCCTCGATTTTTTTTCAACCCAAGACTCTAAAAATTGGCGTCAGAGTTAGGTCGAAATACCAAATCTACACTTGAATCATCATTTTGGGCAGTGCTCCCTTTCGTCAACTTTGCAATAGATAGAtatggaaatttttaaaaaaaaattttttgtgagtCTGAGACTTAAGCCCTATAACCTGGGAAACTAAGATATTATgttttaacttccttttctcaGTTTTAAGTATaaaccaattttcttttgtcaAAATGAATTCTGGCGTTGCATAGTATGACATTTTTATGCAGTGTCAGCACATTGTTAAGATCTTCATGAGAAAGATTTCGAATTTCAATATTATAGTTATTGAAGCTTCGATAATGTCACGTGAAACAACAGCCAATGGGAGAACGAAGCTTTATGTCAACATCACACGAATACTTAAACAAGGTATCGAAATTTTGCGCTTGCATAGCAAGACACTTTAAGAATTTAAAGTAGATCAAACTTCTTGCAAATGttaaatgttgttgttttttgttattgttattgtttttgttgataAGTTTAGTTtaaagtgttttattttttactaggTCGAGTGAAAATAAAACTTGGTAAAATGAAGCTATGGGCACCCACAAAATGTATATGTCCAAAAATTGATTTTGACGAAAAATATTTCATCTTTGGAGCTGAGCATACTGATGGCAAGGGAAGATTGCTTTTTGACGGAAAAGCTCACATCTTGCCTTTTAAAGATGGACATGCCAAAGTTAAAAAGTGGCAAAAGAAATGTAAAGAACGAAACTGTGGAATTAAAAACTAAACAATGAATGCgtattttgtgaaaatatatatatacaaaatcgAAAGAAGTTTAAAAGGAAGTAGTTTGAGCTTGGCCGACATGCTGTTGTCATTGCAAATGACTTAAATTTTCTGGTAAGAACAACTATCTCCTGAAACTATTTGTACAAAAACGTTTCCGAAGAGCTGAGAAGTATTACGTATGGATAGACCctgaaatattttgtaaatatattactttaaattttgtaaaaaaaaactgcaatccACATTGTAAAGTATACCGTAAAGTTACGTACCTTGTTTAACAGACTCTTGTGAACGAGAAGATAGATCGAATATATAACAtcgttattttaattttttttctacttaaTGTTGATCAGTTTtggcaaaaataagaaatactttactttacaaaaaatgataaaatgaaCTACacgttttttgttatataatcAACTTAATCTTTAAACTGTCACGCGGCTTAACTCCTTTAAAAAACAAGGCAACTTATTAGCAACGTTTAGCccaaacaaaaagtaaataaaaaggacaaaaaACAGGTGCTATAAAAATATCGTTTTCGGGAAAATCCTTGtttagaaaagttttaaaaggcgCCAAAAGTAATTTAAACTACCATTAGAACGGTGCACCAACCTATCTGGTGAAGCTTGGAGGTTAAAGTAAACAAGTGAATTTAGTCTTATTAGGCAGATAGTCAACAAACATCAATTAACCAGTTGACCCTGTTAAATTCAAAAACTCACCCTCcatcaaaattttgtgttacttattaaaaaaactcgtacttttttaaaaacacaatggTGACGTGATAATTGAACCAAAAATCAAGAAATTGGTGGCCTAAAATGAGATACCTGTAGCACTTGCAGTTGACATGAATCGCGCTAATTTTTGCTTACTAATCAGCGTATAACGATACCATTACCTTCTCTTACTTTGCCTTGTGGTAGCACTTACATACCAACATTATTCAATGCGGCAAAGAGTGTTCGCTTGAgtttattatttcaaaaaataattaaattttgaacttttttcttcttttctttttactttgcaATAAACTCTCGAACATctttaacaaattaaatttataggaaattttaaataaaatttaactatAAAAACCCAAACGATTGAAATAAACTCTGTACCGAATTTCAACTTTATGCCTATATGAATTCCTGTTTGTTTCAACTTATCTTATCATATATACCGCAATTTGATTGCGGTATATACCTATACCgcaatcaaaattaaattttcactttttcattttaactttattttttacttttgcttTTCGACGTCTCTCTCAtgtgttttagaaaaaaaaactgtttaccTATGAAAGGGTATATTCTGTCTCTTAACCTTCCCTTTTAAGCTAAATAGAAAGTCCTTTATTCTACTATTACCTTAGTGGCTTTAAACGCTATTGTTGCCATTCGTGAAAAGTGTTCACGcgtatttcatttatttctattattttcgcgaaattaaattctcgtGAAATTCATTTTTCAAATCTATAATTTTTGACACTGCCCATTGACATTGTGCCAGCTGGAGAAAAGGAGAATCATCAGTAGATTCCTGATAGCCATTGCATCAATAACAGAGATGATGAATCTGATTGGGACATAAACTTTGATGTTGATGAAAATTCCttcaaaaatttgataaaaaggCGCGAACTTATGCTGTacgctttttattttataaaattttctttatcaaatatccaggttaaaaacaataggtttaTTGCTTAGAACAACAGAGAAATAAGAATATGACCCCCCCCCCTGGTTGGTTGGAAGTTTAGTATTCTTAAAAACgtgtaagttaaaaaaaaaaaaaatcgatttccGAAATCGCGAACTTCGCCTGGAAACATGCATACTGGTAATAGTTGAAAGACAATTAAGGGTGGGGAATGGATaataaaaaggtaaaaacattttaagtaaaGTCTACACTATTTGTAGAAATTTTGGTGAGGATCTAATTTGGCGCAACCTCGTCCTTAGGCTTCTTAATTTACTTAAATGTAGCTAtgcttaaatatatatataaaaaacaagctATGAGGACGACGTTGAATTTGGCGACTAGGAAATTAGGTTATGGTTTTTCTACATTCCCATTcaaatactaaaaataaactaaaattttaTTCGGCGATagaacaaaaaataactttttaaattataagccaatacaattttttaatcaaaatgcAATTTAGTGTTGAAaggaaaatattaaatttacggatggtaaaaaaataaatacatgcaGGAACTTAATTTGGCCAAAATAAATTTGAGATACTTTTTGGAAAAAGGAAAAACTATGCACTAATTATTcattcagttaaaaaaaatcatttttgatttttaaagtgGCAAAAGAAATGTTAGTGGAAATAATTTTTCTGTTATACCAATGAACGAAGGGGCAGTCAAAAACATGTTAACCGCTAAAAACACATAACATGAAAGCGCGCGGGAACGCGGATAGGCACTAAGTCACGTAGGTACCGTAAAAATTCTAATTTAACGCGCGGATAAAATAATCATTTGACGAGCAAATGtaaaaaattggaagaaaatcaatgATAAAAATTTTAGAACCTGGATGCGCGTTAATAATGAGGGTAAAATGACAACATGCGCGGAAAATTTCAGAGATTTAAAAAACTCTAAACATAGTAACGAAAACATTCTGATAGTTTTAAATCCCTATGGTTActatataaaaagttaaaagttcttttgttttattgtaaTCTAAACTTTATTCATTAGAGGAGAATTAAATACAAAATGTCGCGAGTAAAATTAGAGGAAAGTAAATTACGATTTTTACCAAAAAATGGACCTGCGTGTTAATTAAGGAGTGCGTTAAATTAGAAGTTTTACGGCAACTACTTTAGCAGACTCCTTTCATTCATGGAATGTGACAGATGTGacacaaaaaaagttatatttaaaAAGCTCAACATTCCCTtcctatattttattttaaaaaaagctaaaatagggataatagctagctagcttgacGGAGcatattttagtatttttattaatttcaacaCAAATATCTTCCGTAATCTCCTTCCTTTaagtttctttttcttcattagCTTCTGTAATAGTATTTCTTGGAGGTGGAATTGGCGGCAAACCTTTTCTCCTTCTTTcagcttttattttattaaaacttcttttacaTTGGCGGTATGCTTCGAAGAATTCTTCACACTTCTCCTTGTTGTACCCATTTCTAGATAAGCATGCGTATGATGCGTTTGCTTCGTCCAAGCAGTAGTTAGTGACTGGATCACTCCATTTCTTTGGCTCCCTTCCAGGGGCCATCTTTATTTACTAAGGTTTGTTTATCCAGTTTTTAGgttgatgaaaataaaaaagagaatcTTGGTTAATCGAGTTGaaggaacatttttaaaatggtacCAGTGGAAGCAGTCCGTTTTTAGCTCAACAATGCCAGTTTAcctaaaatttatttacttattttggGCGAATTATAGTTAATTACACTTTATTGATATTGTAAAACCTGGAATTCTTAAAAATTTGTTATTCATGTGTCTGTCTCAGGTTTAGATAGTTTCCACCACAGTCTCAGTCAGTAGAATTGTGCAAGGCAAACAAGACATCCTTTTTTAAACACTTGTTCTGTTTCAGAAggcttttttttttgaaaattctaaTATGTTTTTGAAGGGATTTAACATGGTTATTGTAGGCGCGTCTTAAATTCTCCTCCACTTGCTCCAAAGTAGATCGATGTTTCACCGTCCCCAAATACTTCTGCTTTGTAAACGATGCATGATTTCACAAACAATCACCATTTAGTGGGCAGTTTGGTTTTGATTGGCAGTTGCAGGATCGATTTTGTTGTTCATCCGTGTTATTGAGCAGGCTGAAATTTTGTTGACTTATGATGTTATGCATACTAGGTGTGCAAGAGTAGCTGAGCTCTTCTCGAAATGCCGACATAGAAATAAGTTCATAATAGGAAACATTAAATAACTAACATATTTCTATTCCCTGTGGTAATAAACAAACTAgatgttttaaacaattttcataCCACGCACATTGTCTTGGGTGTCTCACTTCCTGTTGTCTAGGTTGAATTTgaacttttttgtttcttctatttttttttaaattctttccaGTATATTATATAAGCAAGGACtaaaagagaaagggctaagggtgaacacagcaaagtataaagtcatgattagtagcattgcagccaagtgtgaccttgtagttggaaagtggccttgtggagtttgcaggaatggggttggtagtaactcaattttttgtcaaacttgcaagcattgggtacatcagaagtgcagtagtattggtgggaGGTTAAGAGCTGACTCAGTTtttatgcaagcgttgcaaaggtgagattatagagagtGAAATATTTCCAGCTTTATTGATGTACGACAGTGGCTCGTTAGCAATAGTTAAggacttctgttacttaggtgttATGTTGAGCTGTGAAGGGGGTaatggaagaagtgttacttgcacgATAGGTTCTGCTGTGATTGccgagatataaatagataacaaaattctataaacgtTAGAAAAATTATTACATGCGTCGTCCttacagacaatccgtgataattatttTGTCCTATAATTATTATGTCAGCAAAACTTAGAATTATACATAAAAAGAAACATTCTGGGTGTTATTTTAGTGCGTTCCGAATaagtttatgaaataaaaaaggagCTACATATTGAAAAAAACTGGTAATAAAATAGATGGATTAAGAAAATAAGCAaatctatatatataaataatgttttttatacacGCAATTTTTTACGATGTAGAAATTAACCTACGGTAGAAATTAACCTACGTGACAGCACGTAGGTTTTATTGAGAGACCATTAttagattaataattttttttattcttttatgaaaaagaatgtaaaacaaacactttgaaacagttttgaaacaatctaaaataaatatactgAAACAATCATAATGATACAATTTGATAACGAATTATGGTATGTGAAACGATTTTaagtaaatataataaaacaatcttgAAACGATTATGAAATGATTGTGAAAcgattttagtttttaatgaaACAATTTACAAAATAGTGAGACGATTTACATacgatttaaaacaattttaaaaaattaaacattacttaaaaatcgtttcaaattcGCATTACATGCTacgctaattaaaaaaatgaaacgataTGAAACCGGAGGCGATCCCTTATTATGCtaatttatgtttatttatGTAATATAACGTCCAAACAGAGATAATTAGttattcttttattatttcttaggcctaattagtttttttacttgaaaTTCTGTGATTATAAGTGTCTGGAGGTATACTTAGCTGACAAGTGGTGAATCCAACCAAAATTCAGCTACCCAATTGCATCCTTTTGTAAAATTATTCCGAAATGTGGCAAAGAAATAGTACTGCCATTTAAAGCCATTTTATTTATCCTGTGGTTGACACGGACCAGAGTAGGTcaatatgaagttaaatttgtctgGAGTTATATGATTATACACTATATAGATcccttataaactttttttagattAACATGTTTTGTCATcttgaaataaataatttttaagaccAGGATCAAAGTTATGAAGCACTTAAAAAGGAATTATTTAGACTGCTTGTTCTTTCAAACTGCACGTTTTCTGCTGCTTCTCAAATTTAGTTCTGTGTAGACTGCTGGTGCAGTGGAGACAGGTGATTACCTATTTCAGTCATTGCAGGTGTATGGTTAGTCAGATAGTTACATAGCTAATTGCAAGGCATGTAACCTGAAGACTTGTTCATGATTTTTAGCAACAACCAGGCAGAAATCCTCAGCTTTACAAACATGAATTCTCCATTTGTGTGCTATTTTGTCTTGTAAACAAGAACTGCTCTGAAATGTTCTACAACTAGCAAAAAATACAACCTCAATGAAACCTGT
This is a stretch of genomic DNA from Hydractinia symbiolongicarpus strain clone_291-10 chromosome 9, HSymV2.1, whole genome shotgun sequence. It encodes these proteins:
- the LOC130657456 gene encoding secreted frizzled-related protein 3-like; its protein translation is MKALLTLCFFMHAHCFFYNLGASKEQQCVPVKIKQCKGLGYNVTRPVDLYSSVVRNVENGKKYIELLEKTPCSKYAVFFLCSIYSPMCFAGHKEQIKPCRSVCYNVKRRCGPIMNYYGIEWPEELSCEKLPEHNSGVCIQPDVFYSAKQGRKRHVKNLSSSKAVVCKKCKKHPSHIKYRHYRKAAYVIEASIMSRETTANGRTKLYVNITRILKQGRVKIKLGKMKLWAPTKCICPKIDFDEKYFIFGAEHTDGKGRLLFDGKAHILPFKDGHAKVKKWQKKCKERNCGIKN